Proteins from a genomic interval of Caulobacter sp. NIBR1757:
- a CDS encoding MgtC/SapB family protein: MNWLDPDILLPILGAVLAGAVIGIEREYRSSPAGFRTHILVSLSSGLLMLAAVHQIRWLTDTPVEIIRIDPVRMAHGILTGIGFLGAGVIFREGFNIRGLTTAASLWITASLGILFGVGFYGLAVIGTVATVAVLAAVRFTEARLPQKAFVDVTLRLRRGPEATIARYRRLLAAQGLRAGPVSLCLEPDTAVFNASVKGLSEAQAEALAGGLSGDPDVLGLEILPHER, translated from the coding sequence ATGAACTGGCTCGACCCCGACATCCTGCTGCCCATCCTCGGCGCCGTCCTGGCCGGCGCCGTCATCGGTATCGAGCGGGAGTACCGTTCCAGCCCGGCCGGGTTTCGCACCCACATCCTGGTGTCCCTGTCCTCCGGCCTGCTCATGCTGGCCGCCGTCCATCAGATCCGCTGGCTGACCGACACGCCGGTCGAGATCATCAGGATCGACCCGGTCCGCATGGCCCACGGCATCCTCACCGGCATCGGCTTCCTGGGAGCCGGCGTGATCTTCCGGGAAGGCTTCAACATCCGCGGCCTGACAACCGCCGCCTCCCTGTGGATCACCGCTTCGCTCGGCATCCTGTTCGGGGTCGGCTTCTATGGCTTGGCCGTGATCGGGACGGTCGCCACCGTCGCGGTTCTGGCGGCGGTGCGGTTCACCGAGGCGAGGCTGCCGCAGAAGGCTTTCGTCGACGTCACCCTGCGCCTGCGCCGGGGGCCCGAGGCGACCATCGCCCGCTACCGCCGCCTGCTCGCCGCCCAGGGCCTGCGGGCCGGTCCGGTCAGCCTCTGCCTGGAGCCCGACACCGCTGTCTTCAACGCCTCGGTCAAGGGCCTGTCCGAAGCGCAGGCCGAGGCCCTCGCCGGCGGCCTGTCGGGCGATCCCGATGTGCTGGGCCTCGAAATCCTGCCGCACGAACGGTGA
- a CDS encoding flagellin, producing MALNSVNTNSGAMVALQNLNATNRELDTVQSRINTGKKVSSAKDNGAVYAIAQSQRSTSNALNAVKDSLQRGISVVDVAIAGGESVNDLLTQMKEKALAAADTSLDTASRTALNEDFKALRDQIGKAVSNADFNGANMIKASGTTIAALANADGSSKLTVAAQSLALGGSNVTVTATTSFSTATTAASALALVTASITNTSAALAKLGTGSKSLETHLGFIGKLQDSLDAGVGNLVDADLAKESARLQALQTKQQLGVQALSIANSSASSLLGLFR from the coding sequence ATGGCGCTGAACAGCGTGAACACGAACTCGGGCGCTATGGTCGCCCTGCAAAACCTCAATGCCACGAACCGCGAGCTGGACACTGTCCAGAGCCGGATCAACACCGGCAAGAAGGTTTCCTCGGCCAAGGACAATGGCGCGGTCTACGCCATCGCTCAAAGCCAACGCTCCACCTCCAATGCCCTGAACGCCGTCAAGGACTCGCTGCAACGCGGGATCTCGGTGGTCGACGTGGCCATCGCGGGCGGCGAGTCGGTCAACGACCTGCTGACCCAGATGAAGGAAAAGGCCCTGGCCGCCGCGGACACCTCGCTGGATACCGCGAGCCGCACCGCGCTGAACGAAGACTTCAAGGCTCTTCGTGACCAGATCGGCAAGGCCGTTTCGAACGCCGACTTCAACGGCGCCAACATGATCAAGGCTTCGGGCACCACCATCGCGGCGCTCGCCAATGCCGACGGCTCTTCGAAGCTGACGGTCGCGGCGCAGTCGCTCGCCCTTGGCGGTTCCAACGTCACGGTGACGGCGACCACGTCGTTCTCCACTGCGACCACGGCCGCCTCGGCTCTGGCCCTGGTGACCGCCTCGATCACCAACACTTCGGCCGCCCTCGCCAAGCTGGGCACCGGTTCGAAGTCGCTGGAAACGCACCTCGGCTTCATCGGCAAGCTGCAGGACAGCCTGGACGCCGGCGTGGGCAACCTCGTCGACGCCGACCTGGCCAAGGAAAGCGCCCGACTGCAAGCGCTGCAAACCAAGCAACAGCTCGGTGTGCAGGCCCTGTCGATCGCCAACTCCTCGGCTTCGTCGCTGCTGGGTCTGTTCCGCTAA
- a CDS encoding flagellin encodes MTIGVHTNQSALIALQNLNKTNDAMDGVQGRISTGLKVQGAKDNASVWGIAQAQRADIGALSAVKMSLDRATSVSDVALTAGETVSDLLNVLKEKVVAAMDPSIDTASRNALDGDFKATLKQITQALTNASFDGANLLNGSLTTNIRFLANADANAYITLSVKNLSLGGSILTVAAGASITTATLATGILTQLNASIANVNQALGDIGAQSKQIEAHNSFISKLTDVLNSGIGNLVDADLAKESARLQALQVQQQLGAQALSIANQAPQIVLKLFQG; translated from the coding sequence ATGACGATCGGCGTGCACACCAATCAGTCGGCTCTGATTGCCCTGCAGAACCTCAACAAGACCAATGACGCCATGGACGGCGTTCAGGGTCGGATCAGCACGGGTCTGAAGGTCCAGGGGGCCAAGGACAACGCCTCGGTGTGGGGCATCGCCCAGGCCCAGCGCGCGGATATCGGCGCCCTGTCGGCGGTCAAGATGAGCCTGGACCGGGCGACCTCGGTCTCCGACGTGGCGTTGACGGCCGGCGAGACGGTCTCCGACCTGCTCAACGTCCTGAAGGAAAAGGTCGTGGCGGCGATGGACCCCTCCATCGACACCGCCTCGCGCAACGCGCTGGACGGCGACTTCAAGGCCACCCTGAAGCAGATCACCCAGGCCCTGACCAACGCCAGCTTCGACGGCGCCAACCTGCTCAACGGCTCGCTGACGACGAACATCCGTTTCCTCGCCAACGCCGACGCCAACGCCTACATCACCCTGTCGGTGAAGAACCTGTCGCTCGGCGGTTCGATCCTGACGGTCGCCGCCGGCGCCTCGATCACCACCGCCACCCTGGCGACCGGGATTCTCACCCAGCTCAACGCCTCGATCGCCAACGTCAACCAGGCGCTGGGCGACATCGGCGCCCAGTCCAAGCAGATCGAAGCCCACAACAGCTTCATCTCCAAGCTGACCGACGTGCTCAACAGCGGCATCGGCAACCTGGTCGACGCCGATCTGGCCAAGGAATCGGCCCGCCTGCAGGCCCTGCAGGTCCAGCAGCAGCTGGGCGCCCAGGCCCTGTCGATCGCCAACCAGGCGCCGCAGATCGTGCTCAAGCTGTTCCAGGGCTAA
- a CDS encoding GNAT family N-acetyltransferase, with protein sequence MIDLRDLEPGDEEQLYRWRQEPSVDRWMSDAAVPDRGAHQRWFVDLLAGHDGRGWMITRDGKPAGIMTLTGLASHHQRAAWNWFVGDAESRGRGIGRAAQVLGLDKAFCEMGLDKVWAEVMADNDNALKMMTATGFVREGYLRGHVLKNGQRRDVVLLGILAADWQARREKARAVLVEGRMIAA encoded by the coding sequence ATGATCGACCTTCGCGACCTGGAGCCCGGCGACGAGGAGCAGCTTTACCGCTGGCGCCAGGAGCCGTCGGTCGACCGTTGGATGTCGGACGCCGCCGTTCCGGACCGCGGCGCGCACCAGCGCTGGTTCGTCGACCTGCTGGCCGGTCACGACGGTCGCGGCTGGATGATCACCCGCGACGGCAAGCCTGCCGGCATCATGACTCTCACGGGTCTGGCCAGCCACCACCAGCGTGCCGCCTGGAACTGGTTCGTCGGCGACGCCGAGAGCCGGGGCCGGGGGATCGGCCGCGCCGCCCAGGTGCTGGGCCTCGACAAGGCCTTCTGCGAGATGGGCCTCGACAAGGTCTGGGCCGAGGTCATGGCCGACAATGACAACGCCTTGAAGATGATGACCGCCACCGGCTTCGTCCGCGAAGGCTACCTGCGCGGCCACGTGCTCAAGAACGGCCAGCGGCGGGATGTGGTGCTTCTTGGGATACTCGCCGCCGACTGGCAGGCCCGCCGCGAGAAGGCGAGGGCGGTGCTCGTCGAGGGCCGGATGATCGCGGCGTAA